One Helianthus annuus cultivar XRQ/B chromosome 12, HanXRQr2.0-SUNRISE, whole genome shotgun sequence genomic region harbors:
- the LOC110895539 gene encoding eukaryotic translation initiation factor 6-2: MATRLQFENSCEIGVFSKLTNAYCLVAIGGSENFYSTFESELADVIPVVKTSIGGTRIIGRLCIGNKNGLLLPHTTTDQELQHLRNSLPDAVVVQRIDERLSALGNCIACNDHVALTHTDLDRETEEMIADVLGVEVFRQTIAGNILVGSYCAFSNRGGMVHPHTSIEDLDELSTLLQVPLVAGTVNRGSEVIAAGLTVNDWTAFCGSDTTATELSVIESVFKLREAQPSAIVDEMRKSLIDTYV, encoded by the exons ATGGCCACAA GACTTCAGTTTGAGAATTCATGTGAAATTGGCGTGTTCTCAAAGCTAACAAATGCTTACTGTTTGGTAGCAATTGGCGGCTCGGAAAATTTCTACAG CACATTTGAGTCTGAACTAGCAGACGTTATTCCTGTGGTTAAGACCTCTATTGGTGGCACGAGAATCATTGGACGTCTTTGCATTG GTAACAAAAATGGGCTTCTTTTGCCTCATACTACTACTGATCAAG AGCTTCAACACTTGAGAAACAGTCTGCCCGATGCAGTCGTGGTTCAACGCATTGATGAACGACTATCTGCCCTTGGAAATTGCATAGCGTGCAATGACCATGTCGCCCTCACTCATACCGATCTTGATAGG GAAACCGAGGAAATGATAGCCGATGTTCTCGGTGTAGAAGTTTTCCGACAAACAATTGCCGGTAATATCCTTGTGGGCAGCTATTGTGCCTTTTCAAATAGAGGTGGCATG GTGCACCCACATACTTCTATTGAAGACTTGGATGAGCTGTCAACCCTGCTTCAGGTTCCCTTGGTGGCGGGGACCGTTAACCGTGGTAGCGAAGTGATTGCTGCGGGCCTAACTGTCAACGATTGGACCGCATTTTGTGGGTCAGATACTACTGCAACGGAATTGTCTGTGATTGAGAGTGTTTTCAAGCTTAGAGAAGCTCAGCCCAGTGCTATTGTGGATGAGATGAGAAAGTCGTTGATCGATACCTATGTCTGA
- the LOC110895538 gene encoding uncharacterized protein LOC110895538, whose amino-acid sequence MCTQGRLPSYFPDYWRMLIIKYVSFCCFGYIPEMITPLPLLPNIEYLEFHGSITHGSIVIFQTLQTCSMLKHLTIGQLDQSVWVVPKSPPSCVVKSLESLKINHVGTQSVDFVLYTLQNARRMKTLEIVC is encoded by the exons ATGTGCACACAAGGACGTTTACCATCGTATTTTCCAGATTATTGGCGGATGCTCATCATTAAATATGTTTCATTTTGTTGTTTCGGTTAT ATCCCTGAGATGATTACACCTCTCCCTTTGCTTCCGAACATCGAGTATTTAGAATTTCATGGCTCTATCACTCATGGTTCTATTGTTATTTTTCAAACGCTGCAAACGTGTTCAATGCTTAAACATCTTACGATTGGACAG TTGGACCAATCTGTGTGGGTTGTTCCTAAATCACCCCCGTCATGCGTGGTTAAGAGTTTAGAGTCATTGAAGATTAATCATGTTGGTACGCAGAGTGTTGATTTTGTGCTATACACATTACAGAATGCTAGAAGGATGAAAACACTGGAAATCGTCTGTTGA